TACTCGGGACCAACTGACTCCCGTGTGAACGATTTCGTTGAGCTGGCTGGTGGCTTGACTCCCAGCGCGGATCCCAACGCAATCAACCTTGCTGCCCCGGTAGCCGATGGTGCACACATTCATGTTCCTGAGGTAGGCGAAGCCGTCTCTTCGCAGGCTGGTTCTGGTGATGCGGAAGGCGGCTCGGGCGGCTCGGAGCTCGTCAATATCAACTCAGCTGATGCCGCCACCCTGCAAACTCTTCCCGGCATCGGTCCGTCACTCTCAACCGCCATCATCGAATGGAGGCAGACGAATGGTCCATTCGGGTCTGTGGAGGATCTCCTTGCCGTCTCGGGAATTGGCGAAGCCACACTGGCCAAGTTCCGTGATCTCGTGACTGTCTGACGCGAAGAGCTCGCAGTGCGTCAAGATATGCGTCTCCTTCCCGTCGGGATCGGTGCCCTTGCCGGAGCCAAGCTGGGCTTTGCGACTACTCAGCCCTGGTGGGTGTGGTTGGTTGCGGGTTGCGTCATGGTGTCAGGTGTAGCCCTCCTTTCCATGCGTTGGGAGAAGCAATCGAGCGGGATGGTGCGAGTGATCAGTGAGAGCCAGTTCAGCGACGAAGCCTTTGCAGGCAGGGAAAGGCTGGTGAAGAGCACAAGGCATCCGGGCGGCTACAGGCACAGGGAAAGTGCGGGAAAGGTGCCCGGTGGGGAGCGGAGGAATACCTGTTGGCGCGTATGCATAATGGTTGCGCTCGCCGGAGCGGTCGCAATCCCAGCAGGCATGATGTGTTCGTTGCATGTACATGCATCTCGGCCTGATGAACTGGTGCACGCGGTTGAAACAGGCGGCACTGTAACTGGAAGGGTTCGGGTGCTCGGGCGTGTCAGCCATAGCCAGACGCCATGGGGCGAATCTTCTTGTGAAGTCAGTGGAGTTCCCGTAGATCTCAATGTGCGCAATTCGCCAGTCAGACTCTCCCGCTCCACGCGCGTACTGCTGCAGGGCCTACCTTGTGAGGCATTGGCGGGCCAAGTACTCTCCTTTACAGGAACTGTCGCGCAATCAGGGCCAGAGGATCGCGAAGCCGTGCGCGTGCGTATCATTTCGGGAACGCTCGAAGGAAGCGGGAACACCTCGGCACAGTTCGTAGCCAGAGTGGACACCGCGCTCACTGGGCTTCTGAAACACAAACCAGTCCACGCCCAGGGTTTGGTGCCGGGCGTTGCGCTTGGTGATGACACCCGGGCAACACTTGAGTTGACTGATGCAATGAAGGTGACGCAGCTGACTCATCTGATTGCGGTTTCCGGCGGTCACATTTCCATCGTCACCGGAATTGTCATTGCGATAGTTGGTCGCCGCAACACTCCGATTACCGCGGCTATATGCCTCGGATCCGTGGTTGCACTGGTGCTTCTGGTGGGCGCGCAAGCATCAGTCATTCGTGCCGTTCTCATGTCGGTGGTAGTGCTCAGTGCTCTCGCGGTAGGCCGGTCCACTCAAGCGGTGGCCGCTTTGTGCGCAGCAATCACAGCTGCCGCTCTGGTGGATCCGTGGCTTGCCCTCAGCTATGGGTTCCTGCTATCGGCCAGCGCAACAGCAGGAATCGTCATGCTTGGCGGCCCCCTACGCAGGGCACTCGCGAAGCGAGTGCCCGCGCCCGTGGCCGATGCCATTGCGATTCCGTTTGCTGCCCAGATGGCATGTTTGCCGGTTCTCGCATTGTTCTCCGATGAAGGCTCTGTGTGGGGAGTGTTGGCAAACGCCGTGATTGCGCCAGTAGTTGCGCCGCTCACCGTGGCGGGGCTCTCCGCAGCACTTCTCTCACCTTTTGCGCCTCAGCTCGCGGAAGCTGCGCTGCTACCCGCACAGATGTGCACATGGTGGATCGACTCAGTGGCGCGCGAACTGGCTAACTGGCCCGGCTCTGGAGTATCGCTGCGAGCAAGCGCTATCGGCACAGTGATCCTCTTTGCCATTGCGTACTGGACCTCGCCTGGCGTCGTCGTCGGTATTGGCGTGTGCGCACTCGTACTTACCGCCTCGACGGGTGTTGCCCACATACCAAAGGAATGGGTGGTGATTCAGTGCGATGTGGGTCAGGGTTCGGCGTTGATCGCGCGGGTGGATGGCGTAACGATCATGGTTGACGTGGGTCCCGAATCCTCTGATGCGAAGACCTGCGTTGAGGGCGCGGGCATCAGTCAAATAGACGTATTGGTTTTAAGTCATGACCATGCCGATCACGTCGGAGGACTCGCAGGGGTACTGGAGGCGGCGGCAGTTACCAGGGTGATTCGTTCACCTGTTCGTGAACCGGCGGCAAATAGTGCCTGGGTAGACCAAATACTCGAGAACGCCGGAGTCGGCTGGGAGACGGGCACAGTGGACACTGCCATCACGGGAGAATCCGGGCCAGTCGCGCAAATTCTGTGGCCGAAGGGAAGCGCAGCCACTGGATCGGATCCCAACGCGGGCAGTCTTGTAGTAGACATCGATGTAGCTGGAGGTGTCATCGTGATGGCTGACGTGGGACAAGAAGAGCAGGAAGCTATGGCTGCTACCGTGCCTGCCTCTAGCGTCCTCATCATGGCCCACCACGGTAGTTCGAGCCAGTCGGAAAGATTCGCGAACGCTGTTGCACCTACTCTTACGCTCATATCGGTGGGTGAGAACACGTATGGGCATCCATCGGACCGCGCACTGGACGTATACGGGTTCTCACGCGTTTTCGTGACCTCCGTATGTGGCACGATTAGTCTGACTGACAATGGGGATGTGGTCTCGGGATGCGCCGCAGACCACTAGTGAGAGGATCATGATGCCAGCACGCGCCAAGAAGAATCCGGGGCTGCGCTGGGACCAAGTGGAACTCGCCCCCGTGATCCTCGTGGTGGATGCCGAAGAAGTCCTTGGCGACTGGGCGGTGCAGAGGCTGGTCGAACTTGCCATGGAGCGCGATCCGGGAACTGAAGTTACTAAGCTCTCAGCCTCGTCCTATACGGCAGGTCACATTGCAAACCTTGCCAGCCCGTCACTCTTCGGAGAAGCGCGGTTTGTGCTCGTCAAAGACGGCAAGAACATGAATGATGCGTTCCTACGAGACGCACTGGAATACATCAAGGCTCCGGAACCAGATGTGGTGTTCGTGCTTCGCCACAGTGGAGGAAGCCGCGGGAAGCGGCTGCTCGATGCCATTCAGTCTGCAGGGTTCCAGAAGGCTGAGATCCCCGCGTTGAAGTATGACTCCGAAAAGGCTGATTTGGTTAAGTCCATTGCCGCACGGCGCCGCCGCAGAATCGGCGAAGGCGCCGTGCACGATCTCGTGGATGCGTTGGGTAATGACGTCCGATCGTTGGTTTCGGCCGTGAACCAGTTGCTCGACGACGTCGAAGGAACCGTAGACGAAGGCGCCGTTCATAGGTATTACTCTGGGCGCAACGAAGCTACTGGATTTGCCGTAGCAGATGCCGCAATCGCAGGTCAGGTTGGGCGTGCTATCGCACTCTCGCGCCACGCCATCGCGACGGGATCTTCGCCAGTGGCCATCGTGTACGCGCTCGCCCTCAAGCTTCGGGGCATGAACCTCACTCTTGCGGCGCGTCATCGGGGAAGTGAGGCAGAGACTGGCTTAGCTCCGTGGCAGCTCAAGCGCGCGCAGTCGGACTTACGCTCGTGGAGCGGGGAAGGGCTGGCACTCGCGTTGCTGGCCGTCGCTGATGCAGATTTCGAGGTCAAAGGGGGTTCGCGGGACCCTGCGTTCGCGCTTGAACGGGCAATCGCGCGGATCGGTTCGGCGCGTAGCGTTCCGTCGAAGATCTGAGGCTCGGAAGCGAGGGGATCGAGTAAGGCACCTCTTCTGGATGCTGCGACTAAGGTCCCAACCAATACCGTAAGCGCAATCTGCGATGCGTGTTTGCACAAAGGACGCGTATCTCACATGCAGCGAAATCAAGTGGCTAAAGGCCCAGTGGGAGCTAAGCTGACACTGCGATGCGGAGCTGTGGTCTGCGTCGCAACCGACTAGATACGAGCCGATCGATAGCGCACTGATACGTGAGGAGCACAGGTTGCTTATAGGTGTACCCAAGGAACCCCACGAGGGGGAGTCCCTAGTCGCCGCAACCCCGGACACCGTCGGTAAACTCATCAAACTTGGATACGACGTTATTGTCGAATCCGGAGCTGGCCTCAAGGCGAGCTATCCTGATGAGCAATACCGGCAGGCGGGCGCGACTATTGCTGAGAAGAACGAGGTGTGGGCAGCTGACATTGTGACATGTCTGGATGCTCCACCCGAATCCGAGATTAGCCTGATGAGCAGGGGAGCTACTCTCATAGCGAGACTCAATCCCGGGGCTAATTCAGACGTCGTGCAGACGCTGGCCGATGCGGGTCTGACCGCTCTGGCAATGGATGCGGTACCCAGAATCTCGCGTGCGCAGTCTATGGACGTTCGCTCATCAATGGCGAACATCGCTGGATATCGCGCTGTGA
The DNA window shown above is from Changpingibacter yushuensis and carries:
- the holA gene encoding DNA polymerase III subunit delta, encoding MMPARAKKNPGLRWDQVELAPVILVVDAEEVLGDWAVQRLVELAMERDPGTEVTKLSASSYTAGHIANLASPSLFGEARFVLVKDGKNMNDAFLRDALEYIKAPEPDVVFVLRHSGGSRGKRLLDAIQSAGFQKAEIPALKYDSEKADLVKSIAARRRRRIGEGAVHDLVDALGNDVRSLVSAVNQLLDDVEGTVDEGAVHRYYSGRNEATGFAVADAAIAGQVGRAIALSRHAIATGSSPVAIVYALALKLRGMNLTLAARHRGSEAETGLAPWQLKRAQSDLRSWSGEGLALALLAVADADFEVKGGSRDPAFALERAIARIGSARSVPSKI
- a CDS encoding ComEC/Rec2 family competence protein, translating into MVALAGAVAIPAGMMCSLHVHASRPDELVHAVETGGTVTGRVRVLGRVSHSQTPWGESSCEVSGVPVDLNVRNSPVRLSRSTRVLLQGLPCEALAGQVLSFTGTVAQSGPEDREAVRVRIISGTLEGSGNTSAQFVARVDTALTGLLKHKPVHAQGLVPGVALGDDTRATLELTDAMKVTQLTHLIAVSGGHISIVTGIVIAIVGRRNTPITAAICLGSVVALVLLVGAQASVIRAVLMSVVVLSALAVGRSTQAVAALCAAITAAALVDPWLALSYGFLLSASATAGIVMLGGPLRRALAKRVPAPVADAIAIPFAAQMACLPVLALFSDEGSVWGVLANAVIAPVVAPLTVAGLSAALLSPFAPQLAEAALLPAQMCTWWIDSVARELANWPGSGVSLRASAIGTVILFAIAYWTSPGVVVGIGVCALVLTASTGVAHIPKEWVVIQCDVGQGSALIARVDGVTIMVDVGPESSDAKTCVEGAGISQIDVLVLSHDHADHVGGLAGVLEAAAVTRVIRSPVREPAANSAWVDQILENAGVGWETGTVDTAITGESGPVAQILWPKGSAATGSDPNAGSLVVDIDVAGGVIVMADVGQEEQEAMAATVPASSVLIMAHHGSSSQSERFANAVAPTLTLISVGENTYGHPSDRALDVYGFSRVFVTSVCGTISLTDNGDVVSGCAADH